Proteins from a single region of Rhodovibrio salinarum DSM 9154:
- the petA gene encoding ubiquinol-cytochrome c reductase iron-sulfur subunit has product MTSTTKSLRPLDPQGAGGGQAVGRRDFLVLATGATAAFGGAAALWPFIDQMNPSASKMALASIEADLSPVQEGMAISVMWRGRPVFLRKRTQAEIEQARSVDLDALPDPESDAARVQTPEWLIVVGVCTHLGCIPLGNKPSDPRGDYGGWFCPCHGSHYDTAGRIRKGPAPSNLVVPPYTFGDGNTVTIG; this is encoded by the coding sequence ATGACATCCACAACGAAGAGCCTTCGGCCGCTCGATCCCCAGGGCGCCGGCGGCGGGCAGGCGGTCGGTCGCCGGGATTTCCTGGTTCTGGCAACCGGAGCCACCGCCGCCTTCGGCGGCGCTGCTGCGCTATGGCCGTTCATCGATCAGATGAACCCGAGTGCGTCCAAGATGGCGTTGGCCAGCATCGAGGCGGACCTTTCGCCGGTGCAGGAGGGCATGGCGATCAGCGTGATGTGGCGTGGCCGGCCGGTCTTTCTGCGCAAGCGCACCCAGGCGGAGATCGAGCAGGCACGCAGTGTCGATCTGGACGCGTTGCCGGATCCCGAGTCGGATGCGGCGCGGGTCCAAACCCCAGAATGGCTCATCGTCGTCGGCGTCTGCACGCACCTTGGCTGTATCCCGCTGGGCAACAAACCGAGTGACCCGCGTGGCGACTACGGCGGCTGGTTCTGCCCGTGTCACGGCTCGCACTACGATACCGCGGGGCGCATCCGGAAAGGACCGGCACCGAGCAACCTGGTGGTTCCGCCCTACACGTTTGGCGACGGCAACACCGTGACGATCGGCTAG
- a CDS encoding alpha/beta hydrolase family protein, whose protein sequence is MTLKIVRHLIPEVAIAYAPPGDGPFPALLVLHGSEGGASGWSHRTAVLLAAHGFCAMPFAYSRDGNAWNAGNIRDVPIDRTVDALQALRDHELAAHRVGLFGASRGAEHALLMASLMLRDGVNMPPDAIAVHSPADVVCGAFDARRWRDRGDPGWQVWDPGERAWTWRGRSDDLLPTTPIEIERYGGPLFISHGTADTMWSVEMTRRLEARLIAAGRKPEVHYFEGEDHLLSTPAENLFHTRLIDFFTRNLSPR, encoded by the coding sequence GTGACCTTGAAAATCGTTCGGCACCTGATCCCGGAAGTCGCAATCGCCTACGCGCCGCCGGGCGATGGACCGTTCCCCGCACTCCTGGTCCTACACGGGTCCGAAGGCGGCGCCTCCGGCTGGAGCCATCGCACCGCGGTGCTGCTGGCCGCCCACGGGTTCTGCGCCATGCCCTTTGCCTATTCCCGGGACGGCAACGCCTGGAACGCCGGAAACATCCGCGACGTGCCGATCGACCGGACCGTGGACGCGCTGCAGGCGCTGCGCGACCACGAGCTGGCGGCGCACAGGGTCGGGCTGTTCGGAGCCTCTCGGGGCGCGGAGCATGCGCTTCTGATGGCCAGCCTGATGCTGCGCGACGGCGTGAACATGCCGCCGGACGCCATCGCCGTACACAGCCCCGCAGACGTCGTCTGCGGCGCGTTCGACGCGCGACGTTGGCGCGATCGCGGCGATCCCGGATGGCAGGTCTGGGATCCGGGGGAGCGCGCCTGGACGTGGCGCGGGCGATCCGACGACCTGCTGCCCACGACACCGATCGAGATCGAGCGCTACGGCGGACCGCTGTTCATCAGCCACGGCACCGCCGATACCATGTGGAGCGTCGAGATGACGCGGCGGTTAGAGGCCCGCCTTATCGCCGCGGGCCGCAAACCGGAAGTGCACTACTTCGAGGGGGAGGATCACCTGCTCAGCACCCCTGCGGAGAACCTGTTTCACACGCGTCTGATCGATTTCTTCACGCGTAACCTGTCTCCGCGCTGA
- a CDS encoding rhodanese-like domain-containing protein produces METIELNGATLEQWGPKELYDAMQRGDVAVIDVRTPQEFAFEHIKGALLAPLSTFEARMLPAQQGKKLVFHCGSGVRSRRVAEACVQAGFERVAHLEGGFGAWKQAGLPYVAIDPASGGQHIVGGQQQ; encoded by the coding sequence ATGGAGACGATCGAGCTGAATGGCGCGACGCTGGAGCAATGGGGTCCGAAGGAGCTGTACGACGCCATGCAACGCGGCGATGTCGCCGTGATCGACGTGCGCACGCCCCAGGAGTTCGCCTTCGAGCACATCAAGGGCGCCCTGCTGGCGCCCCTGTCGACCTTCGAGGCGCGCATGCTGCCCGCGCAGCAGGGCAAGAAGTTGGTGTTTCACTGCGGCTCCGGCGTGCGCTCCCGGCGGGTGGCGGAAGCGTGCGTCCAGGCCGGATTCGAGCGGGTCGCACACCTGGAAGGCGGCTTCGGCGCCTGGAAACAGGCCGGCCTGCCGTACGTCGCGATCGACCCCGCCAGCGGCGGACAGCACATCGTTGGCGGTCAGCAGCAGTGA
- a CDS encoding DUF2141 domain-containing protein — MSGTIRRRWAPAWLAATMVAALAGPAHASDLAVRVTGVRGGDGTIHVAFWRGTDGFRDWTRTAREGTTPARDGAVEITFRDLDAGRYAIIAYHDEDGDGELDRFFGMMPTEAWGLSNDPEISGPPDFDPAAFELPAAAPVIEVPLNY, encoded by the coding sequence GTGAGCGGCACCATCAGGAGACGATGGGCACCGGCATGGCTCGCCGCGACGATGGTCGCGGCGCTGGCCGGACCGGCGCATGCGAGCGACCTCGCGGTCCGTGTCACCGGGGTACGCGGCGGCGACGGCACGATCCACGTCGCCTTTTGGCGGGGCACGGACGGATTCCGGGATTGGACCCGCACCGCCCGGGAGGGCACGACCCCGGCCCGCGACGGGGCGGTCGAGATCACCTTCCGCGACCTGGACGCCGGGCGCTATGCCATCATCGCCTATCACGACGAAGATGGTGACGGCGAACTCGACCGCTTCTTCGGCATGATGCCGACGGAGGCCTGGGGCCTGTCGAACGATCCGGAGATCAGCGGTCCGCCTGACTTCGATCCCGCCGCGTTCGAGCTACCTGCCGCCGCGCCGGTGATCGAAGTCCCGCTCAACTACTGA
- a CDS encoding outer membrane lipoprotein-sorting protein → MRAVPAVLLAALLLAPAAAKAQLSAQEIADRSEQAAYYQADDGRARVQMEIIDPQRRSRARTMTILRHDMMDGGEQTGHQRFYVYFHEPADIRDTVFMVHKHPDANDDRWLYLPALDLVRRIAAEDERSSFVGSDYFYEDVSGRGSNEDAHTLQETTEQYYVLRSVPKRPELVEFDHYVSYIHKQTFIPVQVQYFKADGTKYRQYTVNKVETIEGYPTVAQSTMEALQEGGKSTLTYTQVDYDVGLSADIFTERYLRNPPRGQLTSTE, encoded by the coding sequence ATGCGAGCCGTTCCCGCAGTCCTGCTGGCGGCGCTGCTGCTGGCGCCGGCCGCCGCTAAGGCGCAGCTCAGCGCCCAAGAGATCGCCGATCGCTCGGAGCAGGCCGCCTACTACCAGGCGGACGACGGCCGGGCGCGCGTGCAGATGGAGATCATCGATCCCCAGAGGCGCAGCCGCGCACGTACGATGACGATCCTACGCCACGACATGATGGACGGCGGCGAGCAGACCGGCCATCAACGCTTCTACGTCTACTTCCACGAGCCGGCGGACATCCGCGACACGGTGTTCATGGTGCACAAGCACCCCGATGCCAACGACGACCGCTGGCTCTACCTGCCGGCGCTCGACCTGGTGCGCCGGATCGCGGCGGAGGACGAGCGTTCCTCCTTCGTCGGCTCGGACTACTTCTACGAGGACGTCTCCGGGCGCGGGTCAAACGAGGACGCACACACCCTGCAGGAGACGACCGAGCAGTACTACGTCCTGCGCTCCGTGCCGAAGCGTCCGGAACTGGTCGAGTTCGACCACTACGTCTCCTACATCCACAAGCAGACCTTCATCCCGGTCCAGGTGCAGTACTTCAAGGCCGACGGCACGAAGTACCGGCAATACACCGTCAACAAGGTGGAGACCATCGAGGGCTATCCGACGGTCGCCCAGTCGACCATGGAAGCCCTGCAGGAAGGCGGAAAATCCACCCTGACCTACACCCAGGTGGACTACGACGTCGGTCTGTCGGCGGATATCTTCACCGAACGCTACCTGCGCAACCCGCCGCGCGGCCAGCTGACCAGTACGGAATGA
- a CDS encoding RrF2 family transcriptional regulator, producing the protein MRLKNYTNYALRTLQMAALRAPALTQVDQVATAHGISRAHIMKIVHELGRAGYVETVRGRGGGFRLARDPAEITLGEVVRLTEAPIELVECFNDDTNSCPLIGICRLSTALDAALEAFLQVLDGITVTDLAGNRRDLVARLGPVAEAPAPEPTG; encoded by the coding sequence ATGCGGCTCAAGAACTACACAAACTATGCCCTGCGCACCCTGCAGATGGCGGCTTTGCGCGCGCCCGCGCTTACCCAAGTGGATCAGGTCGCCACAGCGCACGGAATCTCGCGCGCGCACATCATGAAAATCGTCCACGAACTGGGGAGGGCCGGCTATGTGGAGACGGTGCGCGGGCGTGGCGGCGGCTTCCGGCTGGCGCGCGACCCGGCGGAAATCACGTTGGGCGAGGTCGTCCGCCTGACCGAAGCGCCGATCGAACTGGTGGAGTGCTTCAATGACGACACCAACAGTTGCCCGCTGATCGGCATCTGCCGCCTGTCGACGGCCCTGGACGCCGCGCTGGAGGCTTTCTTGCAGGTGTTGGACGGCATCACGGTCACCGACCTCGCGGGCAACCGCCGCGATCTGGTCGCCCGCCTGGGCCCCGTCGCCGAAGCCCCCGCGCCGGAACCCACGGGATAG
- a CDS encoding NapC/NirT family cytochrome c, whose product MTTPGARRWTPLAVVGLLAAGGLAGLLVAGGGAVAVHQTNKTEFCTSCHVYDQFAANFRQSTHGTNPVGVRADCVDCHVPDNNLVNMLWTKARSGAQAYWAYYIEGIDTPEEFAEVRPELQEEVHAWFKSHDSQTCRSCHSVEAMQLDQQPPAARASHQSLSAGSGMTCVDCHVGVPHGRASDG is encoded by the coding sequence ATGACCACGCCTGGCGCGCGCCGTTGGACGCCGCTGGCCGTCGTCGGTCTACTCGCCGCCGGTGGCCTGGCTGGGTTGCTCGTGGCGGGAGGCGGCGCGGTCGCGGTGCATCAGACGAACAAGACCGAGTTCTGCACCAGCTGCCACGTTTACGATCAATTCGCGGCCAACTTTCGGCAATCCACTCACGGTACCAATCCCGTCGGTGTTCGAGCTGACTGCGTGGACTGCCACGTGCCGGACAACAACCTGGTCAACATGCTGTGGACCAAGGCAAGGTCCGGCGCGCAGGCTTACTGGGCCTATTATATCGAGGGCATCGATACACCCGAGGAGTTCGCGGAGGTCCGTCCGGAACTTCAAGAGGAGGTGCACGCCTGGTTTAAGTCACACGACAGCCAGACCTGCCGCTCCTGCCATTCCGTTGAGGCCATGCAACTGGATCAGCAGCCGCCTGCTGCGCGCGCCTCGCACCAGTCGTTGAGCGCCGGTAGCGGGATGACCTGTGTGGACTGCCATGTGGGCGTGCCGCACGGCCGCGCGTCGGATGGCTAA
- a CDS encoding copper chaperone PCu(A)C: protein MNNRRMLCVYSAVATVISGCLIATAGPAAAAGQAEQVQVSGAHALVSPMHEGGGVFMTLRNAGDGPAVITAASVPVASTVSLDRCMGPSGMQPGQGMQRQRSAPAEGPLAIPAGSTVTLQRGSRHLCMTGTNERFRLGAEFPLTLTFEDGSTKTVPLKVEGVAKPRRGQMQGQGFSQ, encoded by the coding sequence ATGAACAACCGACGGATGTTATGCGTCTATAGCGCGGTGGCGACCGTGATCTCCGGATGCCTGATTGCGACTGCAGGACCCGCTGCGGCCGCTGGGCAAGCCGAGCAGGTGCAAGTCTCCGGTGCCCACGCCCTCGTCTCACCGATGCACGAAGGCGGCGGCGTCTTCATGACTCTCCGCAACGCCGGCGACGGCCCTGCCGTCATCACCGCCGCCTCGGTCCCGGTCGCGAGCACGGTATCGTTGGACCGCTGTATGGGTCCAAGCGGCATGCAGCCAGGCCAGGGCATGCAACGCCAGCGCTCCGCGCCGGCCGAAGGGCCGCTCGCCATTCCGGCGGGAAGCACGGTCACGCTGCAGCGCGGCAGCCGCCATCTGTGCATGACGGGCACCAACGAGCGCTTCAGGCTGGGCGCCGAGTTTCCGCTGACCCTGACGTTCGAGGACGGCAGTACCAAGACCGTCCCCCTCAAGGTCGAAGGCGTCGCAAAACCCCGCCGTGGCCAAATGCAAGGCCAAGGCTTCAGCCAGTAA
- a CDS encoding YgaP family membrane protein, producing MSIDRIVLLFAGLMVLLGLGLSQVHNPAWLWLSAFVGANLAQASVTGFCPLAFIVKKLGAKPGQAFG from the coding sequence ATGTCGATCGACCGTATCGTCTTACTGTTCGCTGGCCTGATGGTGCTGCTCGGCCTCGGCCTGTCGCAGGTGCATAACCCCGCTTGGCTGTGGCTGAGCGCCTTCGTCGGCGCCAATCTGGCGCAGGCATCGGTGACCGGTTTCTGTCCGCTGGCGTTCATCGTCAAGAAACTGGGCGCCAAGCCGGGGCAGGCGTTCGGCTGA
- a CDS encoding c-type cytochrome, translated as MTRALLAAGALCLMTVGVQAADGDPAVGEELAQRACAMCHKLPDGSGVAVGPAFAGIAANQAPLGAEALVEVLNQPQHAPAKAQVTLPGDAHDLVAYLNGLN; from the coding sequence ATGACTCGTGCCTTGCTCGCGGCCGGTGCCCTGTGCTTGATGACAGTCGGGGTCCAGGCCGCCGATGGTGATCCGGCCGTCGGCGAAGAATTGGCTCAACGCGCGTGTGCGATGTGCCATAAGCTGCCTGACGGGAGCGGCGTTGCGGTCGGTCCGGCGTTCGCCGGGATCGCGGCCAACCAGGCGCCTTTGGGGGCCGAAGCGCTCGTCGAGGTCTTGAACCAGCCCCAGCATGCACCGGCGAAGGCGCAAGTCACCTTGCCGGGCGACGCGCATGATCTGGTTGCGTATCTAAACGGGCTGAACTAG
- a CDS encoding DUF1302 family protein: MTIYWRLLASTVAILALLAGTAYAQPALPEGLGDDNAAAEDGPSGPSLPEGLGNDGGGPALPEDLGNSGTGESSDGGLQATPEAPDDTPVFGLLSDWRLGGYIDSRAGPRLGARTDQERFALAETRAELKAVRSWPGVTATVRAHLLADAVAEQHEPDLQSGDGALDLREANVLWRATDFLDVKAGRQILTWGTGDFVFLNDLFPKDYPSFFIGRRDTMLKAPSDALKTSLYTDIANLDLVYTPQFDADRYIDGDRLSYFNPFAHRIVGDSTPLDVRQPDTPFTNDEWAARLHRPIGRYDSALYFYDGYWKSPEGQLPGSQRATFPRLRSYGASVEGPMPGGLGGIANAEVAYYDSLDDRDGTDPTVPNREVRVLLGYEREIVANLTGAVQFLRTQRLDDPPARDDRRNLWTVKLQKDWPGEQVTATLFAFYSPTDQDGYLRPRVSWSPTDRWTLEAGVNWLFGADDDTRFGQLRDNSNAFVAARIGF; the protein is encoded by the coding sequence ATGACCATATATTGGCGCCTCCTGGCCTCGACCGTCGCGATCCTGGCGTTGCTGGCCGGGACCGCGTACGCCCAGCCGGCCCTGCCGGAGGGGCTTGGCGACGACAATGCGGCGGCGGAGGACGGACCCAGCGGCCCGTCGCTTCCCGAGGGCCTCGGCAACGACGGCGGCGGTCCGGCGCTGCCGGAAGATCTCGGCAACTCCGGGACTGGCGAATCATCCGACGGCGGCCTTCAGGCCACGCCCGAGGCACCGGACGACACCCCCGTTTTCGGCCTGCTGAGCGACTGGCGGCTGGGCGGCTACATCGACAGCCGCGCCGGCCCGCGCCTGGGCGCGCGAACGGATCAGGAGCGCTTTGCCCTCGCCGAAACACGCGCGGAGCTGAAGGCCGTGCGGAGCTGGCCAGGCGTCACCGCGACCGTGCGCGCGCACCTGCTGGCCGACGCGGTGGCGGAGCAGCACGAGCCCGACCTGCAGTCTGGCGACGGCGCGTTGGACCTGCGCGAGGCGAACGTGCTGTGGCGCGCCACCGATTTCCTTGATGTTAAGGCCGGCCGGCAAATCCTTACCTGGGGGACTGGGGATTTCGTCTTCCTGAACGACCTCTTTCCGAAGGACTATCCCTCCTTCTTCATCGGCCGGCGCGACACCATGCTGAAAGCGCCGTCGGACGCGCTGAAGACCAGCCTCTATACCGATATCGCCAACCTCGATCTGGTCTATACCCCGCAGTTCGACGCCGACCGCTACATCGACGGTGACCGGCTGAGCTACTTCAACCCGTTCGCGCACCGCATCGTCGGGGACAGCACGCCGCTCGACGTGCGCCAGCCGGACACGCCCTTCACGAACGACGAATGGGCGGCGCGCCTGCACCGGCCGATCGGGCGCTACGACAGCGCGCTCTATTTCTACGACGGCTACTGGAAAAGCCCGGAAGGCCAGCTGCCAGGCAGCCAGCGGGCGACCTTCCCACGCTTGCGCAGCTATGGCGCCAGTGTCGAAGGACCGATGCCTGGCGGCCTGGGCGGCATCGCGAACGCCGAAGTGGCCTACTACGACAGTCTGGACGACCGCGACGGCACCGACCCCACCGTGCCGAACCGGGAGGTCCGCGTGTTGCTGGGCTACGAGCGGGAGATCGTCGCCAACCTGACCGGCGCGGTGCAGTTCCTGCGCACCCAGCGCCTTGACGATCCGCCGGCCCGCGATGACCGGCGCAACCTCTGGACGGTCAAGCTGCAGAAAGACTGGCCGGGAGAACAGGTCACCGCCACCCTGTTCGCCTTCTACTCCCCGACCGATCAGGACGGCTACCTGCGTCCCCGGGTGAGCTGGAGTCCCACCGACCGCTGGACCCTGGAGGCCGGCGTCAACTGGCTGTTCGGCGCGGACGACGACACCCGGTTCGGTCAGCTCAGGGACAATTCCAACGCGTTCGTGGCCGCGCGAATCGGGTTCTGA
- a CDS encoding efflux RND transporter permease subunit, whose protein sequence is MRKLSEHAATHRRGYFWSVLALTFALMLLAVAGTLFPRAPLLQALTIDTDPENMLADDAPVRVDHHRLKQIFGLDEFVVVGVINDSHAEGVFNPQDLANIAQLTATAKSLKFDITVDGKPVTARVVAEDIIAPGEVDNIETSGIGAVDFSYLMPRVPKTAAEAVQVRTRAQNIPMYRGTLVSADGKALALYFPITHKQISHAVEQELRHEIDSFADTGAEYHITGLPVAEDRFGAEMFFQMAVSAPLAMLCVFLLLLYFFRNVKLVLFSLVTAMIAVAFTMSLLVVCGFTVHIMSSMIPIFIIPIAILDDIHILSDFHDRYTPDRPRLEIIQEVMGELWRPMLFTSLTTIAGFASLVLTPNPPVQVFGAFVAIGVLAAWFVTVTLRPAYLMVVSDATLAKFGTAQKAKGADTERPGGALAGGLRVLGGFAAGNGKLILAGSAVVLALSVWGITKIEVNDNPIRWFESDHEIRVADRVINDHFAGSYMAYLALQPATPGSAGDQPFKQPEMLRWIAGLQGHLEAEVPTVGKVTALPDIIKTVHRELLGSPEAFRIPDSPQAVAQTILTYENSHDPDTVWNFTTTDYDRANLWLQLNSGDNKDMQSVVQAVDAYLADTPPPVAMDKTWFGLTYINLVWQERMVTGMAEALLGSFAVVLVLVIVLFRSPSWGLLAMVPLTVTVVTIYGIVGWIGKDYDMPTAVLSSLSLGLAVDYAIHFLARSRQIFARTQSWARTLPEIFEEPARAITRNIIVLGVGFLPLLASSLVPYKTVGTLISAILVLAGLATLLILPALVSLFPHHLFKKETRDASRSRSPAGGAAAGAGRR, encoded by the coding sequence ATGCGCAAGCTGTCCGAACACGCCGCGACGCACCGGCGTGGCTACTTCTGGAGTGTGCTGGCGCTTACCTTCGCCCTCATGCTGCTGGCCGTCGCGGGCACGCTGTTCCCCCGCGCGCCGCTGCTGCAGGCGCTGACAATCGACACCGACCCGGAAAACATGCTGGCCGACGATGCGCCGGTCCGCGTCGACCACCACCGGCTGAAGCAGATCTTCGGGCTGGACGAGTTCGTCGTCGTCGGGGTGATCAACGACAGCCACGCGGAGGGCGTGTTCAATCCGCAGGACCTCGCCAACATCGCCCAACTGACCGCAACGGCGAAGAGCCTGAAGTTCGACATCACGGTGGACGGAAAGCCGGTGACCGCCCGCGTGGTCGCCGAGGACATCATCGCCCCCGGCGAAGTCGACAACATCGAGACCAGCGGGATCGGCGCGGTCGACTTCTCCTACCTGATGCCGCGCGTGCCCAAGACGGCGGCGGAAGCTGTCCAGGTGCGTACGCGGGCGCAGAACATCCCGATGTACCGCGGCACGCTGGTCAGCGCCGACGGCAAGGCGCTCGCGCTCTATTTCCCGATCACCCACAAGCAGATCAGCCACGCCGTCGAGCAGGAACTGCGCCACGAGATCGACAGCTTCGCGGACACCGGGGCCGAATACCACATCACCGGCCTGCCGGTGGCCGAGGACCGCTTCGGCGCGGAGATGTTCTTCCAGATGGCCGTCTCCGCCCCGCTGGCGATGCTCTGCGTCTTCCTGCTGCTGCTCTATTTCTTCCGCAACGTGAAGCTGGTGCTGTTCTCGCTCGTCACCGCGATGATCGCAGTGGCCTTCACCATGAGCCTGCTCGTGGTGTGCGGCTTCACCGTGCACATCATGTCGTCGATGATCCCGATCTTCATCATCCCGATCGCGATCCTCGACGACATTCACATCCTGTCCGACTTCCACGACCGCTATACGCCCGACCGGCCGCGGCTGGAGATCATCCAGGAGGTGATGGGCGAACTCTGGCGGCCGATGCTGTTCACCTCGCTCACCACCATCGCCGGCTTTGCCTCGCTCGTCCTGACCCCGAACCCGCCGGTGCAGGTGTTCGGCGCATTCGTCGCGATCGGCGTGCTGGCGGCTTGGTTCGTCACGGTGACGCTGCGCCCGGCCTACCTGATGGTCGTTTCGGACGCCACGCTGGCCAAGTTCGGCACCGCGCAGAAAGCCAAGGGCGCAGATACCGAACGCCCGGGCGGCGCGCTTGCCGGAGGCTTGCGGGTCCTGGGCGGCTTCGCGGCCGGCAACGGCAAGCTGATCCTGGCCGGCAGCGCGGTCGTGTTGGCGCTCAGCGTCTGGGGCATCACCAAGATCGAGGTGAACGACAACCCGATCCGCTGGTTCGAAAGCGACCACGAGATCCGCGTGGCGGACCGGGTGATCAACGATCACTTCGCCGGCAGCTACATGGCCTACCTAGCCCTGCAACCGGCCACCCCTGGGTCCGCCGGCGACCAGCCATTCAAGCAGCCGGAGATGCTGCGCTGGATCGCCGGTCTGCAAGGGCATCTCGAAGCCGAGGTTCCGACCGTCGGCAAGGTCACCGCCCTGCCCGACATCATCAAGACCGTGCACCGGGAACTGCTCGGCAGCCCGGAAGCCTTCCGCATCCCCGACAGCCCGCAGGCGGTCGCACAGACCATCCTGACCTACGAAAACAGCCACGACCCGGACACCGTCTGGAACTTCACCACGACCGACTACGACCGCGCCAACCTGTGGCTGCAGCTCAACAGCGGCGACAACAAGGACATGCAGAGCGTCGTCCAGGCGGTCGACGCCTACCTGGCCGATACCCCGCCGCCGGTCGCGATGGACAAGACTTGGTTCGGCCTCACCTACATCAATCTGGTCTGGCAGGAGCGGATGGTGACCGGCATGGCCGAAGCGCTGCTCGGCTCGTTCGCGGTGGTGCTGGTCTTGGTCATCGTGCTGTTCCGTTCGCCCAGTTGGGGCCTGCTGGCGATGGTGCCGCTCACCGTCACGGTGGTCACGATCTATGGCATCGTCGGCTGGATCGGGAAGGACTACGACATGCCCACGGCGGTGCTGTCGTCGCTCAGCCTGGGGCTGGCGGTCGACTACGCCATTCACTTCCTGGCGCGCAGCCGGCAGATCTTCGCCCGCACCCAATCGTGGGCCCGCACCCTGCCGGAAATCTTCGAGGAGCCGGCCCGGGCGATCACCCGCAACATCATTGTCCTGGGTGTGGGCTTCCTGCCGCTGCTGGCCTCTTCACTGGTGCCATACAAGACGGTGGGCACGCTGATCTCGGCGATCCTGGTGCTGGCAGGGCTCGCCACCCTGCTGATCCTGCCGGCCCTGGTCAGCCTGTTCCCCCACCACCTGTTCAAGAAGGAGACGCGCGATGCGAGCCGTTCCCGCAGTCCTGCTGGCGGCGCTGCTGCTGGCGCCGGCCGCCGCTAA
- a CDS encoding methyltransferase family protein codes for MSDKPNVKLPPPIIYAGAFLIGLGIDRLIPWSAFDGPTRWMLAGALALPAVGLALWALLTFRRADTAIEPWEPARNLVTHGPYAYTRNPMYVSLTLMTAGAAIAADLPWALIMVPLAVLVTDRYVIVREERHLTHMFGRPYTDYCRHTRRWWGRKTA; via the coding sequence GTGTCCGACAAGCCCAACGTCAAGCTGCCCCCGCCGATAATTTACGCCGGTGCGTTCCTGATCGGCCTGGGGATCGACCGCCTCATTCCCTGGAGCGCGTTCGACGGGCCCACGCGTTGGATGCTGGCGGGCGCGCTCGCCCTGCCGGCCGTCGGGTTGGCGCTTTGGGCCCTGCTCACCTTCCGGCGCGCGGACACCGCGATCGAACCCTGGGAACCGGCGCGCAATCTGGTGACGCACGGTCCGTACGCGTACACCCGCAACCCGATGTACGTGTCGCTGACGCTGATGACCGCTGGCGCCGCGATCGCGGCGGACCTGCCGTGGGCACTGATCATGGTTCCCCTGGCCGTGCTGGTCACCGACCGCTACGTGATCGTGCGCGAAGAACGACATCTGACCCACATGTTCGGCCGCCCCTACACCGACTATTGCCGGCACACCCGGCGTTGGTGGGGCCGCAAGACAGCCTGA